A single genomic interval of Oryzomonas sagensis harbors:
- the trpD gene encoding anthranilate phosphoribosyltransferase, which produces MIRKAIAKIVERQDLSEGEMIEVMNQIMSGECTQAQIGSFITALRMKGETVEEIAGAARVMRERATPIRVGRNVLGIDRDDINIDRETILDVVGTGGDGTNTFNISTTVSFVVSACGVRVAKHGNRSVSSACGSADVLEKLGINLDVTPETVEKCIADIGIGFLFAPALHGAMKYAIGPRREIGIRTIFNILGPLTNPAGADCQVMGVYRADLVEKLAGVLHRLGCKHGFVVFGSDGMDEMTLTGETLVGEVTPAGVRLMTVTPEQVGLTRCSMDILRGGDATANAAIVRSVLAGEKGARRDIVLLNAAYALMAAGKAAAPAEGLALAAEAIDSGRAMGQLEKLVLLTNQGE; this is translated from the coding sequence ATGATCAGAAAAGCCATAGCAAAGATCGTCGAGAGGCAGGACCTCTCCGAGGGTGAGATGATCGAGGTGATGAACCAGATCATGTCGGGCGAGTGCACCCAGGCCCAGATCGGCTCGTTTATCACCGCCCTGCGCATGAAGGGCGAGACGGTGGAGGAGATCGCCGGCGCCGCCCGGGTCATGCGCGAACGGGCCACACCGATCCGGGTGGGCCGCAATGTGTTGGGGATCGACCGGGACGACATCAACATCGACCGGGAGACCATCCTGGACGTGGTGGGCACCGGCGGTGACGGCACCAACACCTTCAACATATCCACCACCGTATCGTTCGTGGTCTCGGCCTGCGGCGTCAGGGTGGCCAAGCACGGCAACCGTTCGGTGTCCTCGGCCTGCGGCAGCGCCGACGTGCTTGAAAAACTGGGCATCAACCTGGACGTCACCCCGGAAACCGTGGAGAAATGCATCGCCGATATCGGCATCGGTTTCCTGTTCGCCCCGGCCCTGCACGGCGCCATGAAGTACGCCATCGGTCCGCGCCGCGAGATCGGCATCCGCACCATCTTCAACATTCTGGGGCCCCTCACCAATCCGGCGGGGGCCGATTGCCAGGTCATGGGGGTCTACCGGGCCGACCTGGTGGAAAAACTGGCCGGGGTCCTGCACCGCCTGGGCTGCAAGCACGGCTTCGTGGTATTCGGCAGCGACGGCATGGACGAGATGACCCTGACCGGCGAGACCCTGGTGGGCGAGGTCACTCCGGCGGGGGTGCGGCTGATGACGGTTACCCCGGAGCAGGTGGGACTTACCCGCTGCTCCATGGATATCCTCAGGGGGGGGGACGCCACCGCCAACGCCGCCATCGTGCGTTCGGTCCTGGCAGGGGAAAAAGGGGCCCGGCGGGATATCGTCCTGTTGAACGCCGCCTATGCCCTTATGGCGGCAGGCAAGGCCGCCGCACCGGCCGAGGGGCTCGCCCTGGCCGCCGAGGCCATCGATTCGGGCCGCGCCATGGGACAGCTCGAGAAACTGGTGCTGTTGACGAACCAGGGAGAATGA